A window of the Virgibacillus pantothenticus genome harbors these coding sequences:
- the ytvI gene encoding sporulation integral membrane protein YtvI, which translates to MFRNITKRHWTLIFLTILLILLFIFVVPISIPLIVAFVTALMLNPVIRLVQKKLKINRKISVTIVFLLFLIVLGVVGTFTITRAVTQVVNFVEDVPQHFNELNRIYQDWERQLQHYTDDLPDEFVRQVSSSIETNLNALSTTAKETITLERIAQLFASIPQYLISFIVYLIALFLFMLELPLLKAKMYHVMTKETAEKVSFMNNRITNVFLGFFKAQFLVSLIILAVTLVGLFFITPEVAIIMSLIIWIIDLIPIIGSIVILGPWALFMFMAGDTSLGIQLSILAVILLAIRRIVEPKVMGQQIGLSPLATLISMFIGLKLLGILGFILGPLILIAFNSAKEAGIIKWNVKI; encoded by the coding sequence TTGTTTCGCAATATAACTAAACGTCACTGGACATTAATTTTTTTAACTATTTTATTAATCCTGTTATTCATTTTTGTAGTACCAATTTCAATTCCTTTAATCGTTGCTTTTGTAACAGCCCTTATGTTGAACCCAGTTATAAGGCTAGTGCAAAAAAAGCTAAAGATTAATCGAAAGATATCTGTAACGATTGTTTTTTTATTATTTTTAATCGTTCTTGGCGTTGTTGGAACTTTTACAATTACTAGGGCAGTTACACAGGTTGTTAATTTTGTAGAAGATGTTCCGCAACACTTTAATGAATTAAATAGAATTTACCAAGATTGGGAAAGGCAACTTCAACATTACACAGATGACTTGCCTGACGAATTTGTACGACAAGTATCGTCCAGTATTGAAACGAATCTCAATGCGTTGAGTACAACCGCAAAAGAAACGATTACATTAGAACGAATTGCTCAACTCTTTGCCTCTATCCCACAATATTTAATTAGTTTTATTGTTTACTTAATTGCGTTATTTCTGTTCATGCTGGAATTGCCACTTCTAAAGGCAAAAATGTACCATGTTATGACAAAGGAAACAGCAGAAAAAGTATCGTTTATGAATAATCGAATTACAAATGTATTTTTAGGGTTCTTTAAAGCTCAGTTTTTAGTCAGCCTGATTATTTTGGCTGTCACACTAGTTGGTCTTTTCTTTATTACGCCAGAAGTAGCGATTATTATGTCATTAATTATTTGGATTATTGATTTAATCCCTATCATCGGCTCAATTGTCATATTAGGTCCTTGGGCATTATTTATGTTTATGGCAGGAGATACATCACTAGGCATCCAGCTATCTATATTAGCTGTCATCTTGCTCGCCATTCGCAGGATTGTCGAACCTAAAGTAATGGGACAGCAAATAGGTCTTTCTCCATTAGCTACACTAATTTCTATGTTTATCGGTCTAAAGCTACTGGGAATATTAGGATTTATACTTGGTCCGTTAATTCTAATTGCTTTTAATTCAGCAAAAGAAGCAGGAATTATTAAATGGAATGTAAAGATTTAA
- a CDS encoding DUF420 domain-containing protein, whose amino-acid sequence MPILPTISTFFIVLSAVFVAIGWRFIAKGEAVKHKKAMITAAVSATLFFIIYVSRTIFVGNTSFGGPEDLKIYYTVFLVFHIILATTGAIFGIVTLALAFKRNIRVHRKVGPITSVIWFFTAITGVAVYLLLYILYEGGETTSLIKAILGT is encoded by the coding sequence ATGCCAATTTTACCAACAATAAGTACTTTTTTTATTGTTTTAAGTGCCGTTTTTGTAGCAATTGGGTGGCGCTTTATAGCTAAAGGAGAAGCTGTAAAACATAAAAAAGCCATGATAACAGCTGCAGTTAGTGCAACACTGTTTTTTATTATTTATGTATCTCGAACAATATTTGTAGGAAATACTAGCTTCGGAGGTCCAGAGGACTTAAAAATATATTATACGGTCTTTTTGGTATTCCATATTATATTAGCTACCACTGGAGCCATTTTTGGTATAGTAACATTGGCTTTGGCATTTAAACGTAACATTCGTGTACATAGAAAGGTTGGACCGATAACTAGTGTGATATGGTTCTTCACTGCGATTACCGGAGTTGCAGTATACTTGCTATTGTATATTTTATATGAAGGCGGAGAAACAACAAGTTTAATCAAAGCCATCTTAGGAACATAA
- a CDS encoding cytochrome (ubi)quinol oxidase subunit III: MSHDHSLNPETMPEDPAKATLEGKNKFFGLWFFLGGETVLFASLFGTFLALRNSTAGGPSGEDIFGLELVFLMTMLLLTSSLTSVYAMYHMKNNDFKKMQLWLGITAFLGIGFLACEIYEFYHYITEFGFTFRSSAFGSAFYTLVGFHGGHVVFGLSWLIALMVRNAKRGLNLYNAPKFNTFSLYWHFIDVVWVFIFTVVYLMGKVG; the protein is encoded by the coding sequence ATGAGTCACGATCATTCCTTAAATCCAGAAACAATGCCAGAAGATCCAGCTAAGGCTACATTAGAAGGAAAAAATAAATTTTTTGGCTTATGGTTCTTTCTAGGTGGAGAAACGGTATTATTTGCTAGCTTGTTCGGGACATTTCTGGCACTTCGTAACTCGACAGCTGGCGGTCCGAGCGGCGAGGATATATTTGGTTTAGAGCTTGTTTTTCTTATGACCATGTTGCTATTAACGAGTTCATTAACAAGTGTTTATGCCATGTATCATATGAAAAATAATGACTTTAAGAAAATGCAGTTATGGCTAGGAATTACCGCCTTTTTAGGTATTGGCTTCCTTGCTTGTGAAATTTATGAGTTCTACCATTATATTACTGAATTCGGATTTACGTTTAGGTCATCGGCATTCGGTTCAGCGTTTTACACGCTTGTGGGATTCCATGGTGGACACGTAGTTTTCGGACTAAGCTGGCTAATTGCATTAATGGTACGAAATGCAAAGCGTGGATTGAATTTGTATAATGCACCGAAATTTAATACATTCAGCTTATACTGGCACTTTATTGATGTTGTATGGGTATTTATCTTTACAGTTGTATATCTGATGGGGAAGGTGGGTTAA
- a CDS encoding YlbG family protein, translated as MRTKRQGLIVWFQHMKNLKQIKRYGHLLYSSKKLKYAVIYVDQEELEKIEKKLLKFTFVSKVDRSYKPFVETNFENAKPDKAKQYDYKMGI; from the coding sequence ATGCGCACAAAACGTCAAGGCTTAATCGTTTGGTTCCAGCACATGAAAAATTTAAAACAAATCAAACGATACGGTCATCTATTGTATAGTTCCAAAAAATTAAAGTATGCTGTCATATACGTGGATCAAGAAGAATTAGAAAAAATCGAAAAAAAACTTTTGAAGTTTACATTTGTTTCTAAAGTTGATAGATCGTATAAACCATTTGTTGAAACAAACTTTGAAAATGCGAAACCAGATAAAGCAAAACAGTATGATTATAAAATGGGAATATAG
- a CDS encoding CAP domain-containing protein, with protein MRFIRNLLLLAVVAVVGFYLLESNEISPQETMQTISETVKEKEQLLKTKKVPEERPDIALEGDIFQWYGKSSGQLQEELGEPVRKDPSAYGYTWWVYTNEKDQYIQFGIMDGTIHTIYATGKGTNIKPVAIGESYEKVQKHFTFSEEVNYRNGLASFTFKLNANDRKTRPLVKISDSIFMQLYFDTFQQQLSSVRILDINTLLKHQPYEIQYRGELPKKPSLDDHQWAKIEAGMERQIFDITNIMRQQRDKEKLQWEKSVGEVAFLHSKDMAVNKYFSHSSQDGRGLKERLDEGKVAFVAAGENIAAQYPDAAAAMEGWLNSEGHREALLSEKYTHLGVGVYRLYYTQNFLAKPF; from the coding sequence ATGCGATTTATACGAAATCTTTTACTATTAGCTGTAGTCGCCGTAGTCGGTTTTTATTTATTAGAAAGTAATGAAATATCACCACAAGAAACCATGCAAACGATTAGCGAGACTGTGAAGGAAAAGGAGCAATTGCTTAAAACGAAAAAAGTGCCGGAAGAAAGACCAGACATTGCTTTAGAGGGCGATATATTTCAATGGTATGGGAAGTCAAGTGGCCAATTACAAGAAGAACTTGGAGAACCAGTTAGAAAGGATCCAAGCGCTTACGGTTATACTTGGTGGGTTTATACAAATGAAAAAGACCAATATATTCAATTTGGAATTATGGATGGTACCATTCACACCATTTATGCTACTGGAAAAGGAACGAATATAAAACCTGTAGCTATTGGAGAAAGCTATGAAAAGGTGCAAAAACACTTCACATTTTCTGAAGAAGTAAATTATCGAAATGGGCTTGCCTCTTTTACCTTTAAACTTAATGCAAACGATAGAAAAACACGCCCATTAGTGAAAATTTCCGATTCTATATTTATGCAGCTTTATTTCGATACATTTCAACAGCAGTTATCCTCTGTGCGAATATTGGATATCAATACGTTATTAAAGCATCAACCTTATGAAATACAGTATAGAGGAGAGCTTCCTAAAAAGCCAAGCTTAGATGATCATCAGTGGGCAAAAATTGAAGCTGGAATGGAACGGCAAATATTTGATATCACGAATATCATGCGACAACAACGAGATAAAGAAAAATTGCAGTGGGAAAAATCAGTTGGTGAAGTTGCTTTTTTACACAGTAAAGATATGGCAGTAAATAAATATTTTTCTCATTCAAGTCAAGATGGGAGAGGGCTGAAGGAACGTCTTGACGAAGGAAAGGTTGCTTTTGTAGCAGCTGGTGAAAATATTGCGGCACAATATCCAGACGCTGCTGCTGCAATGGAAGGCTGGTTAAATAGTGAAGGTCACCGAGAAGCATTATTAAGTGAAAAATACACACACTTAGGTGTCGGCGTTTATCGTCTATACTATACACAAAACTTCTTGGCCAAGCCTTTTTAA
- the rsmD gene encoding 16S rRNA (guanine(966)-N(2))-methyltransferase RsmD, with product MRIIAGEYKGRQLKSVPGHLTRPTTDKVKEAVFQIMGPFFDGGDALDLFAGSGGLGIEALSRGIDRTIFVDKSPQAIHIINENLQKLKLEERSEVFRADAFRALQAAAKRSFSFKLVLLDPPYGKVKLEKILQKLLDLELVATNTWVYCEHDTSEQLPAAHPRLSIVKQANYGGTICITIYKVN from the coding sequence ATGCGGATAATTGCTGGAGAATATAAGGGAAGACAATTAAAATCAGTTCCTGGCCATCTGACTCGTCCGACGACAGATAAAGTAAAAGAAGCAGTATTTCAAATAATGGGACCTTTTTTTGATGGTGGGGATGCCTTAGATTTATTTGCTGGCAGTGGTGGGTTAGGAATAGAAGCATTAAGCCGAGGAATAGATCGGACGATTTTCGTGGATAAGTCACCACAAGCGATACATATCATAAATGAAAATTTACAAAAGTTAAAGCTTGAGGAACGGTCTGAAGTATTTCGTGCAGATGCTTTTCGAGCCTTACAAGCAGCTGCTAAGCGCAGCTTTTCTTTCAAGTTAGTGTTATTAGATCCCCCTTACGGAAAGGTGAAGCTTGAAAAAATTCTGCAAAAATTATTGGACTTGGAACTGGTAGCTACGAATACATGGGTTTATTGTGAACATGATACATCTGAACAATTACCTGCTGCACATCCTCGTCTATCCATTGTCAAACAAGCGAACTATGGGGGGACAATTTGTATAACGATCTATAAAGTTAATTAG
- the coxB gene encoding cytochrome c oxidase subunit II yields MKGWMGKFKFVFLLSFLTIFLAGCGKENLTALVPKGYGAESSMNLIILSTVIMTFVFIVVLSVYSIAIIRFRKKKGQEGYIPKQVEGSKKLETIWTVIPIILVLILAVPTVAATFDLADESGKSDHINIDVTGNQYWWHFSYANEEIQTSQDLYIPTGKKVYLNMKSSDVIHSLWVPSISGKMDVNPENENTMYIEANEEGVYWGKCAELCGPSHSLMDFKVIAVSPEEYEQWVSDMQAVDPEEEPQDAVAQDGREAMDANNCLSCHAIGSSPNAVGPNLTNFGDRTKIAGYLETNKENLVQWLLDPESIKPGNLMTGKYPKLSEEEADSIAEYLLQLKPSEITPESAGN; encoded by the coding sequence ATGAAAGGTTGGATGGGAAAATTTAAATTTGTATTCCTTTTAAGCTTTCTTACCATTTTCCTTGCGGGATGTGGGAAGGAAAACTTAACAGCTCTTGTACCAAAGGGGTATGGTGCAGAGTCTTCCATGAATTTAATTATTCTTTCAACAGTAATTATGACATTTGTATTTATTGTTGTTCTTTCTGTTTATTCGATAGCGATTATACGCTTTCGTAAAAAGAAGGGACAGGAGGGGTACATTCCAAAACAGGTGGAAGGTAGTAAAAAACTGGAAACCATTTGGACAGTAATACCGATTATTTTAGTTTTGATCCTTGCAGTACCAACTGTTGCTGCAACCTTTGATTTAGCCGATGAGTCCGGCAAAAGTGATCATATCAATATTGATGTGACTGGAAATCAATATTGGTGGCATTTTAGCTATGCAAATGAAGAAATTCAAACAAGTCAGGATTTATACATCCCAACTGGCAAAAAGGTATATTTGAATATGAAATCCTCAGATGTTATTCACTCTTTATGGGTACCGAGTATCTCGGGTAAAATGGATGTGAATCCTGAAAACGAAAACACGATGTACATCGAAGCAAATGAAGAAGGGGTTTATTGGGGCAAATGTGCGGAATTATGTGGTCCATCACACTCACTTATGGACTTTAAAGTCATAGCGGTTAGTCCGGAAGAGTATGAGCAATGGGTATCTGATATGCAAGCTGTTGACCCTGAGGAAGAGCCGCAAGATGCTGTAGCTCAAGATGGAAGAGAAGCAATGGATGCGAACAATTGTTTGAGCTGCCATGCGATAGGTTCATCACCAAATGCTGTTGGTCCTAATTTAACTAACTTTGGGGATCGTACAAAAATTGCTGGCTACCTTGAAACAAATAAAGAAAATCTGGTCCAATGGTTATTAGACCCAGAGTCTATAAAACCGGGCAACTTGATGACAGGTAAATACCCTAAACTATCTGAAGAAGAAGCGGACAGCATTGCAGAATATTTGCTGCAATTAAAGCCATCTGAAATAACTCCAGAGAGTGCGGGTAACTAA
- a CDS encoding YlbE-like family protein, which translates to MDPLCYNYLEQHPELLQFVRMNPVWYRYLSRDPSLLPEMRKEAKHFYGKTFPQRVERVNNHLQMVRMLMQFAGAMKD; encoded by the coding sequence ATGGATCCGTTATGTTATAACTATTTAGAGCAGCACCCGGAGTTATTGCAATTTGTTCGGATGAATCCGGTCTGGTATCGCTATTTATCTCGGGACCCCTCTTTATTACCAGAAATGAGAAAGGAAGCCAAACATTTTTATGGGAAAACATTTCCTCAGCGAGTAGAGAGGGTAAACAATCACTTGCAAATGGTTAGAATGTTAATGCAGTTTGCTGGAGCAATGAAGGATTAA
- a CDS encoding YugN family protein — MKLENTGLEDVKIDLKPLDHVTAKHAFIRAGQWDYERVTYDYRMDSDEKNITYYIRVQGYAIEGDVDRGNAVIQLMTPLLGKHYYPHGVEYGEEENFPNDLVERAKNLISKLKTEIDQLKQ, encoded by the coding sequence ATGAAATTAGAAAATACTGGCTTAGAAGACGTAAAGATTGACTTAAAACCGCTTGATCATGTAACGGCAAAACACGCTTTTATTCGGGCAGGGCAATGGGATTATGAGCGAGTTACCTATGATTATCGAATGGATTCTGACGAGAAAAATATTACATACTATATTCGAGTTCAAGGCTACGCTATAGAAGGTGACGTTGATCGTGGAAACGCCGTCATTCAACTAATGACGCCTTTATTAGGCAAACATTACTATCCACATGGCGTTGAATATGGAGAAGAAGAAAATTTCCCAAACGATTTAGTGGAGCGTGCTAAGAATCTTATCAGTAAATTAAAAACAGAAATTGACCAGCTAAAGCAATGA
- the ctaD gene encoding cytochrome c oxidase subunit I yields MSIAAAQKRGFGAFLWDYLTTVDHKKIAHLYLVGGGFFFILGGLEALFIRIQLIAPENDFISAGLYNEMFTMHGTTMIFLAAMPLLLGLMNAVMPLQIGARDVAFPFLNSLGFWLFMFGGILLNCSWFLGGAPDAGWTAYTPLSAVSPTHGVDFYVLGLQISGAGTLMGGINFLVTIVTMRAPGMTYMRMPMFTWTTFVTSTLILFAFPALTVGLFLLMFDRMFGSAFFDVALGGNSIIWQHLFWIFAHPEVYILILPVFGVFSEVIPTFSKKRLFGYTSMVFATMLIAFLGFMVWAHHMFTVGLGPVANAIFAIATMAIAVPTGIKIFNWLATMWGGSITINSAMLWSLGFIPSFTIGGMTGIMLASAVADYQYHDSYFVVAHFHYVIVGGVVFGIFAGLHYWWPKMFGRILNEKLGKIGFWLFFIGFHLTFFIQHFLGLMGMPRRYWVFLEDQGLDTGNFVSTIGTFLMAISATIFLINIIYTSVKGEKASADPFDGRSLEWAISSPPPYYNFKQLPLVRGLDPLWVEKMDGKDNLAPAEPLGDIHMPNSSILPFTMSFGFFVAGFGFIYQTDHQAWNLAIFIGMGIALGSMLMRSLKDDHGYHISKAELEREAD; encoded by the coding sequence TTGAGTATTGCAGCTGCTCAAAAAAGAGGCTTCGGTGCTTTCCTATGGGATTACTTAACGACAGTTGACCATAAGAAAATAGCCCATCTATATTTAGTTGGCGGAGGATTCTTCTTTATCCTCGGTGGGCTCGAGGCTCTGTTTATTCGTATTCAATTAATTGCGCCTGAAAACGACTTTATTAGTGCAGGCTTATATAACGAAATGTTTACCATGCATGGAACGACAATGATTTTCCTTGCCGCAATGCCTTTGTTATTAGGATTAATGAACGCGGTGATGCCACTGCAAATTGGTGCACGCGATGTGGCGTTTCCGTTTTTAAACTCATTAGGGTTCTGGCTATTTATGTTTGGAGGCATTCTTTTAAATTGTAGTTGGTTTTTAGGTGGAGCACCAGATGCAGGATGGACTGCTTATACACCATTATCTGCAGTATCACCGACTCATGGCGTTGATTTTTATGTGTTAGGCCTACAGATTTCTGGTGCAGGTACGTTAATGGGTGGAATTAACTTCTTAGTAACGATCGTTACAATGCGGGCACCAGGAATGACGTATATGCGTATGCCGATGTTTACATGGACGACATTTGTTACAAGTACACTTATTTTATTTGCATTTCCTGCATTAACGGTAGGCTTGTTTTTATTGATGTTTGATCGTATGTTTGGATCGGCATTTTTTGATGTTGCTTTAGGGGGGAACTCTATCATTTGGCAACATTTATTCTGGATTTTCGCTCACCCGGAAGTTTATATTTTGATTTTGCCAGTATTTGGAGTGTTTAGTGAGGTTATACCAACATTTTCCAAGAAGCGTTTGTTCGGTTATACGTCAATGGTTTTTGCAACGATGTTAATTGCTTTCTTAGGTTTTATGGTTTGGGCACACCACATGTTTACGGTTGGTTTAGGTCCAGTAGCGAATGCGATCTTTGCGATAGCAACGATGGCGATTGCTGTACCAACTGGAATTAAAATCTTTAACTGGTTAGCAACGATGTGGGGCGGAAGTATAACGATCAATTCAGCTATGCTATGGTCTTTAGGTTTTATACCATCGTTTACAATTGGTGGTATGACAGGTATTATGCTTGCATCTGCTGTGGCTGATTACCAATACCACGATTCGTACTTTGTTGTAGCTCACTTCCACTATGTTATTGTTGGTGGAGTTGTATTTGGTATTTTTGCGGGATTGCATTATTGGTGGCCAAAAATGTTTGGCAGAATATTAAATGAGAAACTAGGAAAAATAGGCTTTTGGTTATTTTTTATCGGATTTCATTTAACCTTCTTTATTCAGCATTTCTTAGGTCTTATGGGAATGCCACGACGCTACTGGGTATTCTTGGAAGATCAAGGCTTAGATACAGGGAACTTTGTCAGTACAATTGGTACGTTCCTAATGGCAATTAGTGCAACCATATTTTTAATTAATATTATTTATACCTCGGTTAAAGGAGAAAAAGCATCTGCAGATCCGTTTGATGGGCGTTCGTTGGAATGGGCAATTTCATCTCCGCCTCCATATTACAACTTTAAGCAATTGCCACTTGTACGTGGTCTGGATCCTTTGTGGGTGGAAAAAATGGATGGTAAAGATAATTTGGCACCTGCAGAGCCGCTTGGTGACATCCATATGCCAAATAGTTCAATATTGCCTTTTACCATGTCTTTCGGCTTCTTTGTTGCAGGGTTTGGTTTCATTTATCAAACCGACCATCAGGCTTGGAATTTGGCAATATTTATCGGAATGGGAATTGCATTAGGATCCATGCTGATGCGATCATTAAAAGATGATCATGGATATCATATCAGCAAAGCAGAACTTGAAAGGGAGGCGGACTAA
- a CDS encoding YlbF family regulator yields MIATMDYVAILDRSEELGKMILDSDVMEAYRHSQKELHEDKEAQKLVQAFSSIKEHYEDVQRFGRYHPDYNTIMKEVRKVKREMDMNDKVASFKIAERNLQQLLDEISQYLAYSVSEQIKVPKDGAALSESGCGCGSGGGCGCAV; encoded by the coding sequence GTGATAGCGACAATGGACTATGTAGCAATCCTCGATCGTTCAGAGGAATTAGGAAAAATGATCTTGGATTCTGATGTCATGGAAGCCTATCGTCATTCTCAAAAAGAATTACATGAAGATAAAGAGGCTCAGAAGCTTGTTCAAGCTTTTTCATCCATCAAGGAGCATTACGAGGATGTACAGCGATTTGGCAGATATCATCCAGATTACAATACAATTATGAAGGAAGTGCGGAAAGTAAAGCGAGAAATGGATATGAATGACAAAGTAGCTTCCTTTAAAATCGCTGAGCGCAATTTGCAGCAATTATTGGACGAAATTAGTCAATATCTAGCATATAGCGTTAGCGAACAAATCAAAGTTCCTAAAGATGGCGCGGCTTTAAGTGAAAGTGGTTGCGGTTGTGGAAGTGGCGGCGGCTGTGGCTGTGCTGTATAA
- the ctaG gene encoding cytochrome c oxidase assembly factor CtaG — MWLELQIFGFRALWSPYFLLFLFGLGVAYFLVTGPYRHKFGGEEKPTHMQQFMFLLALVLLYAVKGAPIDLLSHMMLTAHMMQMAVYYLIFPILVIKSIPVWIWKKFIYAPMIKPVFQLLTKPLISLLLFNGLFSLYHIPAIFDFAKSSQIAHTSVSLIILIAAFIVWWPLLSPIREMDKMRPLLKIFYIFANGVLITPACVLIIFADEPLFAAYSQNGAWLQALALCVPGDILEGMAVQISGPEMFSPMSTLEDQQLGGIIMKIMQEITYGIILARVFFKWFTDESLKVDPIATEVQHSQ, encoded by the coding sequence ATGTGGCTAGAACTACAAATTTTTGGTTTTCGAGCTTTATGGAGCCCCTATTTTCTTCTGTTCTTATTTGGGTTAGGGGTCGCCTATTTTCTCGTAACTGGTCCTTATCGACATAAATTCGGTGGGGAGGAGAAACCCACACACATGCAACAATTCATGTTTTTGCTTGCATTAGTGTTACTCTATGCAGTGAAGGGTGCGCCAATAGATTTATTGTCTCATATGATGCTTACAGCACATATGATGCAAATGGCTGTTTATTATTTAATTTTCCCGATTTTAGTAATTAAGAGTATTCCAGTGTGGATTTGGAAAAAATTTATTTATGCACCGATGATAAAACCGGTGTTTCAACTATTGACCAAACCACTTATTTCGTTACTATTATTTAACGGTTTATTTTCTCTTTACCATATTCCAGCAATATTCGATTTTGCTAAATCTTCGCAAATTGCACATACGTCTGTATCACTAATTATTTTAATTGCAGCGTTCATTGTTTGGTGGCCTCTTCTGTCGCCGATTAGAGAAATGGATAAAATGCGGCCGCTGTTAAAAATATTTTATATTTTTGCTAATGGTGTATTAATTACACCAGCTTGTGTACTAATCATATTTGCTGATGAGCCGTTGTTTGCTGCATATAGCCAAAATGGAGCATGGTTACAAGCGCTTGCGTTATGTGTTCCAGGAGATATTTTGGAAGGGATGGCTGTACAAATTAGTGGTCCAGAAATGTTCTCGCCGATGAGCACGTTAGAAGATCAGCAGCTCGGGGGAATCATTATGAAGATTATGCAAGAAATCACATACGGCATTATTCTGGCAAGAGTCTTCTTTAAATGGTTTACAGATGAAAGTTTAAAGGTGGACCCTATTGCTACAGAAGTGCAGCATTCACAATGA
- a CDS encoding YlbD family protein → MSDRHLHPSVTAFKQFINKHPKLIEDVRKSGRPWQDVYEKWALLGEDDPYWDKFKQTDTNKNKSKKEHNQTNENNKELFSQLLKMAESMDLDKIQRQVEQFSSSVTTIQEIISQFKQTKDTKQPTNERMGWFRD, encoded by the coding sequence ATGAGTGATCGACATTTACACCCTTCAGTAACTGCTTTCAAGCAATTCATAAATAAACATCCGAAATTAATTGAGGATGTTCGAAAAAGTGGAAGACCGTGGCAAGACGTGTACGAAAAATGGGCATTACTAGGTGAAGATGATCCTTATTGGGACAAATTTAAACAAACGGATACAAACAAAAATAAAAGCAAAAAAGAACACAATCAGACGAATGAGAATAATAAGGAATTATTTAGCCAGCTATTAAAAATGGCAGAATCCATGGATTTAGATAAAATACAACGTCAAGTGGAGCAATTTAGCTCATCTGTTACTACGATTCAGGAAATTATTTCCCAATTTAAACAAACAAAGGATACGAAACAGCCAACAAATGAACGTATGGGGTGGTTTCGTGATTAA
- the coaD gene encoding pantetheine-phosphate adenylyltransferase, with protein MTRLAICPGSFDPVTYGHLDIIQRGAKIFDHVIVAVFNNQSKDPLFTVKERMKLLEECTSHLPNVTVDSSSSLLMDYAKSKNAQAVIRGLRAVSDFEYEMQITSMNRQLYEDIETFFMMTNNQYSFLSSSIVKEVAKYRANVSDMVPKAVEEALALKFK; from the coding sequence TTGACTAGATTGGCGATATGTCCGGGTAGTTTCGATCCAGTAACGTATGGACACTTGGATATCATTCAACGAGGAGCTAAAATTTTTGATCATGTAATTGTTGCTGTTTTTAATAATCAATCAAAAGATCCTTTATTTACAGTAAAAGAGAGGATGAAATTATTAGAAGAGTGTACAAGCCACTTACCAAATGTTACTGTTGATTCATCAAGCAGTTTGCTAATGGATTATGCGAAATCAAAAAATGCTCAAGCTGTTATACGTGGCTTGCGAGCAGTTAGTGATTTTGAATATGAAATGCAAATCACATCGATGAATAGGCAGCTTTATGAAGATATTGAAACTTTTTTTATGATGACGAATAATCAATATTCATTTTTGAGCTCGAGTATTGTTAAAGAAGTTGCAAAATATCGTGCTAATGTTAGTGACATGGTTCCCAAAGCGGTTGAAGAAGCGTTGGCACTTAAATTCAAATAA
- the ctaF gene encoding cytochrome c oxidase subunit IVB → MMDNTNTNSFQKQKNKEEMKKQLITFVLMIGFTIFAFAIVATKAMDKMFAVPLLLILAVVQVGFQFYYFMHMKDRGHEFPSVMIYGGVFAAMLTIAALVAIVWW, encoded by the coding sequence ATGATGGATAACACCAATACCAATTCATTTCAAAAGCAAAAGAATAAAGAAGAAATGAAAAAGCAACTGATTACATTTGTGTTAATGATTGGTTTTACCATTTTTGCCTTTGCGATTGTAGCGACTAAAGCGATGGATAAGATGTTTGCTGTCCCATTATTACTCATCTTGGCGGTCGTTCAGGTTGGCTTCCAATTCTACTATTTTATGCATATGAAGGATAGAGGCCATGAATTTCCGTCCGTGATGATTTATGGTGGAGTATTTGCTGCAATGTTAACAATAGCTGCGTTAGTAGCTATTGTATGGTGGTAA